A stretch of Mastomys coucha isolate ucsf_1 unplaced genomic scaffold, UCSF_Mcou_1 pScaffold3, whole genome shotgun sequence DNA encodes these proteins:
- the Rpp21 gene encoding ribonuclease P protein subunit p21 yields MAGQVKDREAFQRLSFLYQAAHCVLSQNPENQELARFYCHTEKTIAKRLVLRQDPSVKRTLCRSCSSLLIPGLTCTQRQRRRKGQRWTVQTCLTCQRSQRFLNDPKHLLWGDRPEAQLENQADFKPSEPQPNIADLPEENLQTQALIAHP; encoded by the exons ATGGCGGGCCAAGTGAAGGACCGAGAGGCTTTCCAGAGACTCAGCTTCCTGTACCAG GCTGCACACTGCGTCCTCTCTCAGAACCCAGAGAACCAGGAGCTGGCTAGGTTTTACTGCCACACTGAGAAGACCATCGCGAAGCGGCTGGTCCTGCGGCA GGACCCCTCTGTGAAACGGACGCTCTGTCGCAGCTGCTCCTCGCTCCTCATCCCGGGCCTCACCTGCACGCAGCGCCAGAGAC GCCGAAAGGGACAGCGCTGGACAGTACAGACCTGTCTGACATGCCAGCGAAGCCAGCGGTTCCTCAATGACCCCAAGCATCTGCTCTGGGGTGACCGGCCTGAAGCCCAGCTGGAAAATCAGGCAG ATTTCAAGCCATCAGAGCCCCAGCCAAACATTGCTGACCTCCCTGAGGAGAACCTGCAGACTCAGGCTTTAATCGCACACCCATGA